In Campylobacter showae, the genomic stretch GGCTCTGCCTCTTAGCGTGCTGGAGCGCGCGCAAAACGAGCTCACCGACTATCAGGGCAAGGGCTTTTCGATAATGGAAATCAGCCACCGAAGCAAGATTTTTGAAGAGGTGCACTACGGCGCGATGGCAAAGGCGCGCGAGTTATACGGTATCGGCGAAGAGTATGACGTGCTATTTTTGCAAGGCGGCGCGCATTTGCAGTTTGCGATGATACCGCTAAATTTAGCCGCCAAAGGCGTCGCGCAGTACGCCGATACGGGCGTCTGGACGAGCAAGGCGATCAAAGAGGCCGCAAACGTGGGCATCGCTTACGAAGTGGTCGCTAGCAGCAAAGAGACCTCCTACGACCGCATCCCTGAGGTTAAATTTAGTGATGACGCCGCATACGGCTACGTCTGCACGAACAACACCATCTACGGCACGCAGTATCGCGAGCTGCCTCGCTCCAAAGCTCCGCTAGTCGTCGATGCGTCAAGCGATTTTTTCTCGCGTCCGGTTGATTTCACGGACGTTGGGCTGCTCTACGGCGGCGCGCAGAAAAATGCCGGCCCAAGCGGCGTAACCGTCGTCATCATCCGCAAGGACATGCTCGAGCGAGCCTGCATGGATCGCACTCCGACGATGCTTCGCTACGACACGCACGCGTCGGCCGCGTCGCTATACAACACGCCTCCGACATTTGGCATATATCTGCTAAATTTGACGCTGGGCTGGGTGCAGGAGCAGGGCGGCTTGGCGGGCGTAAACCGGATCAACGAGCAAAAGGCGGCGCTGCTTTACGGCGCGATCGATGGTTCTGGCGGCTTTTACAAGGGTCACGCGCAAAAAGATAGCCGCTCGCTGATGAACGTTAGCTTTACCATCGCAAACCGCGAGCTAGAGGCGGCCTTTATCTCCGAGTCAGAAAATGCTGGCATGCTGGGCCTAAAAGGACACCGTCACGTAGGCGGTATCAGGGCCTCTATCTACAACGCCGTGAGTATCGAAAACGTGCGAACCTTGGCTGAGTTTATGAAAGAATTTGCTAGGAAAAACGGGTAAATTTGACTAGACGCGCCGTGCGAATTTGGATTTGTTTCGGGCAAATTTAAACTCGAGGGTTTAAATTTGGGGTGCGCCAAATTTTGCTTTTGCTCAAATTTAAGCGGCTTGGCTTGAGGTCGGTCGCTTAAATTTGCTTTGGTTTTACGGCGAGCCGGTCTAAATTTGCCGAGTTAAATTTAGCTCTCTCTCGCCTTTTATTATGCATTTTAAATTTGACTGCATGAAGAGAAATTTGGAGAAAATTTGAGAAACTACGACGAAAATCCGATAATCATAAACGATTACGGCGCGCTTTTTTTGGCGGGATATTATATTATACTTTACTCGATTCTCGTTTTTGTATTTGCTTTTAGCGACTATGGGCTTTTATATCGCATTTATCTTATTGCTTTGCCCGCATCTTTTTTATTATTCTGCCTATACAATACATACGTTTTCGCGCCGCGAGTTTTTAAACAAAAACCGAGCTTTTTTAGATTTTCTAGCGAGCAAATTTATCATATAGAGTATGTCTACGTAAACAAAGTAGAGAGCGAGGAGAAAATCGCCCTCGTAAAAGATGTAGAAAAGGTCTATTTTTGCGTTATCAGCGAGCTTGATAGCAGATACGGCAGATTTCACTTTTTTACCCCGTATCAGCTCTATAAAAAGTCCTCTATCGGCGTGCATTTTAACAAAACGAGAGACTTTATAAGATATCTTTTAGTTTATCTGATATTTGCGCTGCCGTTTAAAATCTATAAACTCAAAAAATCCGGCGAACCGCTATGGTTGCTGCGTAAAAATTTCGTCATCAGGATGAAAAATAGAAATTATTTTTTGGTAAATTGCTATAGTAGAGATGATTATTTTGAGCTGTTGCGGTACTTTCAGGCGAACAAAATCCCCGTGCAGGACAAGACGAAATTTATGCCGCAAGCTCAAAGATCTGCGATATTTTTCGAGGACAAACACGAGGTTTGGAGCGACGATCCAAACGATACGGAAATACCAAAAGACGACTGGAAGCGTAAGATGAGGCGGTTTTTTAGTTTAGAGTAATTTTGTCAAATTTGCGTATAAACACGCTTTTGAGATAAAGATTACGCCGTAAATTTTATGCGCTTGTCGCGCAGCTTTTGCCTCTTAAATTTTCTTTTATCAAATTTTGCCGCTCGAATTAGCCCCTAGCAAACGCAAATTTTACAAATAAAATTATCTTTTTATCTCCAAATTTATCTTACCGTTTGCCTCTGAAAATTTATATTCCAGCTCGTCCGAGCGATAGGCTATGCTTTTGTTTTTGCAAATTTGCTTTTCGCGGGAGGCTATCTTTTCTAACATCGGCGGAAGCTCCTTGGCGATCAAAAGCTTGATAGACATCTCTAGGCCGTGCGTTAACTTTTTGAGAAACCTACCGTCAAGCTCGCTCTCGTCTTTTATCATATGCAAGGTCGCGTCAAAGCCGAGTTTTTGCAGTTCCTCGTAGAGCCGTACTTTCTCCTCGGGCGGCGCGCAGTGGTCGCTTACGGCGCAGTGGTAGCCGACGTAGATAGGCTTTGGATACTCGCTTTGGATTTTTAGGTGCGCGGCGTCTAGGGCGTTTCGTATATCTTCGCGCGCTTGCGAGAAATATCGAGGCGAGGATTTATCCAGTAGCGTCCACATCGTTTTGGTAAAGACGTAAATTTTGATATTTTTAAAATATATATCGGTCGAGTATTCGCGAAATTTGAGATAATCCGCCTCTTTACCTAGGCCTATGAGCTCCCAGTTTAGCTTCGCGTAGCTACTGTTGTCGATGAGGCCGTCCACGAGCCACGGCGCAAATTTGGCCGCTAAGGCGTTTATGTATGCGCCGTGCGAACTGCCGACTAGGACAACTGGCAGCTCGTTTATATCGGTCGCGGATTTAAACGGCGGATCTGCCTTGATAAAAAGCGCTGCATTTATCACGTCTTGGGCCTGCATAACGCCGAAATTTTGATATTCGTTTTTGGTCGGTTGCAACGTGACGGATATTTCTAATTTAAAATCGCTCGGCAAACCGCCGCTTGATTTTATATTGCCCAGATAGGCATCTAGCACCGAAAGTTCGCCGTAGCTGATATCGTTTGGGATTTCTATACCGATTTTAGAGCATTTGTTTTTAAGGATTATTTTGTCTAAATCGTTTAAAAAATACTTCGCCCCCGTCTGCGGTCTGCTGCCGATACAGTGGTAGTTTACGCTAGCTACCGCTACCTCAAATTCGCTCGCTACGAACTGCGCTAAATGCTCTCTATAGTTTTCGTTCGCGTCGCCGCCAAGCCCAGGCACTATGAAAACTAGGGCTCTAGCCGGCTTTTCATCGTCGTAGCAGAGCTTAAACTCAAGTAGCGAATCTCGCTTTAGGCCAAGCTCTACATCGTCGCAGGATGGGATCTCGTATGTTTTATTTATTATCATGATTTTGCTGCGGTAGATTTTGTTCTTTTATCTCTAAATTTATCTTGTCGTTCGCTTCAAAAAATTTATACTCTAAATCGTCTGAAACGTAACTTATGCTTTTATCCTCGCAAGGCTGTTTCGGTCGAGCTGTGATTTTAGCCAGCATCGGCGGAAGCTCTTTTGAGATTAGCGTTTTTATCGACATATCTAAACCGTGCGTTAGCGTTTTGATAAATTTACCGTCAAGCTGACTTCCATTTTCTATTATATTTAGAGTAGCGTCGTAGCCTAAATTTTTTAGTTCGTCGTAGAGTCGTTGTTTTTCGCTAGCCGGAGCGTAAAAATCGTCATAAGCGTAATGATAGCTCGTGTAAATTTGCTTTTTATAGCCGCTTTGGACTTTGAGGTGTTGCGGCATTAGAATTTCTCTTATATATTTCCTCGACTTGGAAAAATAAGCCGGCGAAGCCTTGTCTAGCGTCCAATGCGTCTTGTCGAATAAATAAAGCTCGATATTGTGATAGCATTCGCTGGTGTAACCGCTGTAATATTTCATGTAATCTATCTCTTTGCCAAAGCCGATAAAAGGCCAGTGCGCTAGCGCGTAGCTACTATTATCTATGACGCCGTCTATGAGCCATGGGGCGATTTTGGCGGCCATATGCGATAGATAGCCTCCGTGCGAGCTGCCGATCATGACAACTGGTAGGTCGTTTATGTCGGTTGTGCACTCAAAAGGAGTGTTGGCTTTTACGAAAAGTAGCGCATTGATCAAATCCTGCGCCTGCATAATGCCGAAATTTTGATATTCGTTTTTAGTCGGTTGAAGAGAAATTGATAGTTTAAGCGACAAGTCTTGAGGTGCTGTCTTATCGCGTTTTCTTGCATCTATTAGATTGTCGATATCAAGTAGGGTTTGCGTATCGATTACGCTTAAATTTTCCAGGAGCTCTATGCCGCACCTGGCGCATTCTTTTTTTAATATCGATCTATCTAAATCGTCAAAAAATATCGTCGCTCCTGTTTGCGGTCTATCGCCGATACAGTGGTAGTTTACGCCTACTACGGCTACGCTAAATTCGCTCGCGACAAACTGCGCTAAGTGCTCGCGGTAGTTGCTGTCTGCGTCTCCTCCGTAGCCGGGGATTATAAAAACTATTGATGTGATCGGCTTTTTGGTATCAAAGCAAAGGTTAAACTCTAGCAGGCTTTCGCGCTTTATATTAAGCTCGGTATCGTCGCAGGAGTGGATTTTATACGTTTTTTTAACTACTGTGCCGTTTTGCCATATTTTTGAAACTTGTAGATTGATTTTATCGTTAGATTCAAAAAATTTATACTCTAAATTTTCCGAGATATAGGTTATGCTTTTATCCTCGCAAGGTTGTTTAGGGCGAGCTGCGATCTTGGCTAACATCGGCGGAAGCTCTTTTGAGATCAGCGTTTTGATGGACATATCAAAGCCGTGAGTTAACGATTTGATAAATTTGCCGTCGAGCTCGCTTTCATCTTTTATTATTTTTAATGTCGCGTCTATGCCGCATGCGTTAAATTCGCTATAAAGTTCTGATTTATCAGCGATAGGAGCGATGTCGTCTCCGGCATAGTGATAGCTTAGATAAATCGGCTTTGGATATTTGCTTTGGGTTTTTACGTGGTCTAAATTTAAAATATAACGTATCTTTTCGTGTGCGGGCATAAATCTCTTATCGGAGCCATCTTTTAAGGTCCAAAGCGTCTTGTCGGAGATGAAAAAATTTATATGTTTAAAAAGCATATCGTTTGATGAGCAGCAGTGATTCATATAGTCAAGCTCCTTACCAAATCCCACGATCCTAAGCGGATATTTGGCGTAGCTACTGTTATCTATGACGCCGTCTATGAGCCACGGAGCGATCTTGGCGGCCATATGCGATAGGTAACCTCCATGCGAGCTGCCGATCATGACGACTGGTAGTTCGTTTAAATTTTTAATCGCTTTAAACGGCGCATTTGCCTTTATAAAAAGTAGGGCGTTTATCAAATCCTGCGCCTGCATAATGCCGAAATTTTGGTATTCGTCTTTTGCCGGATCAATCGTAAGGGATAAATTTAAAACAAAATCTTTTGGAAATGCTCCGCTATTTTTATTGTTGTCTATATAGTTACTAACCGCAGACAAGACGCCGTTTAGCTTATCGAAATTTTTTAGCGAGCTCAGATCGCCGCCTAGTTGCAGGTTTATTTCTCGGCATTTTTCTCTTAAAATTTCTTGATCAAATTCGTCCATATAGTATCTAGCGCCCGTAACTAATCTGTTGTAGATATGGTGATAATCTACATTGATCACGGCTACGTTAAATTCTCTGGCGGTAAATTCGGCTAGATAGTCTCTATATGCTTTATCGACGTCGCCGCCGCATCCAGGCACTATAAAAACTATGGCGTTAACCGGCTTATCGTCATCGTAGCACAGTTTGAAGTTTAATTTCGTAGAGCGTTTAACGCCCAGCTCCATATCGTCGCAAGAGTTGATTTCGTAGATTTTACTGACTACCATTTTTTGCCTTCCGTGATTTTTTGTATTATACCTCTGCCGAGCTAAATTTAGCTTTTTTGTCAAGTGTAATCGGTCGATCGTAAGCTATGCGGTGGTTATACTAAGGATTATGGAATCGATTTTTGGTTTTGATAAATTTAAGCGTAAGATTTAAATTTTAACTGCGAGATTAGAAATTATTTGCAGTTTCGCCGCCAAATTTAAGTAGAGCCGAACCCCAAGTAAAACCGCCTCCAAATGCGTCAAGTAAAAGCAAATCGCCTTTTTTAAGCTTGCCCGCTTCGTATGCGTCATTCATCGCCATAGGTATAGAGGCTGAGCTTGTGTTGCCGTATTTTCCTACGGTTACGACGCACTGCTCGTTTGTAAAATTTAAGCGCTGCTTGACCGCCTCGATAATGCGTAAATTTGCCTGATGAGGTATAAAAAGATCGATTTTATCGCTTGAAATTTGATTTTTTTCCAGGATATCTACGACGTCTTTGGTTAGCGTCTGGACGGCGATTTTAAAGACTTCGTTGCCCGACATCTTGATAAATTTCTCTTCGCCACCTGGCGTTATGAGTAGGTTCGCGTAGTTGCCGTCGGCTGCGGTGTGAACGTCGATTATTTCGTTTTCTTCGTTAGCGCTTACGACCGCGGCACCCGCTCCGTCGCCAAATAGTATGCAAGTCGTTCTGTCCGTCCAGTCGACAATCTTACTTAGTTTTTCGGCTCCGATTATCAATACGTTTTTTTTGTTTCCGCTTTCAATTAGTGATTTTGCAAGCTCAAGCAGATAAATAAAACCGGTGCATGCCGCGCTTATATCAAATGCCGTAATGGTATTTATGCCTAAATTTTTAGCGATTTTACACGCCGTCGAAGGCATACAAAAGTGATCTGGCGAGATTGTCGCACAGATAACCGCATCGACATCTTTTGCCGCCAAATTTGCTCTTTCAAGCGCTATCTTTGCCGCTTTCGTGCCAAGCTCGCTCGTGTCTTCGCCCTGCGCTATGCGTCTTTGGCTGATGCCGGTGCGTTTAACTATCCATTCGTCGTTGGTTTCCACCATTTTTTCAAGGTCGAAATTTGTTAAAATTTTAGGCGGAGCGTATGCGGCTATGGATATTAGCGAGGCTTTTGGCATTAAATTTTTCTTTGTAATTTCATTTTGCGAAGTGCGAAAGCTCGTCTTCGATGACTTTATTTATATCGGAGTTTGCGAATTTTAGAGCTTGAAATATCGCGTTTTTGATAGCTTTTGGGGTACTTTTACCGTGGCTTATTATGACGCAGCCGTTCACGCCAAGTAGCGGTGCGCCACCATATTCGTCGTAATCAACTTGCTGTTTTAGAGTTTTAAAAACTTTTTTCATGAGAAGTGAGCCGGCTATAGCGACCGGGGATTTTTTAACGTGTTTTTTGATGATTTTTGTTATGGCGTCGGCTACGCCTTCGCTTGTTTTTAGTAGGATATTTCCGACGAAACCGTCGCAAATTACCACATCGACGCTTCCGTCAAAGACTTGATTTCCTTCGGCGTTTCCTACGAAGCTATCAAGTTTTGAGATCATTTCAAAGGCTTCTTTCGTCGCCTCGTTGCCCTTACTGCTCTCTTCGCCGTTTGAAAGAAGCCCTAATTTAGGGGATTTTATTTTTAGAATTTCTTTTGCATAGGCTTCGCCCATTATAGCAAATTGAAACAGATGCTCCGGCCTGCAGTCTACGTTTGCGCCGACGTCCAAAACTAGCGTATTGCCGCCGGTTACGTTTGGCATCAGCGTCGCTATCGCCGGGCGAGAGACGTTTTTGAGTCGTCCGACTCGAAGCGTGGCAAGGCTCATCGTAGCTCCGCTGTGTCCTGCCGAAACTACGGCCATAGTTTGTTTATTTTTAAGTAGCTCGATAGCCTTAAAAATACTACTTTCTTTTCGCTTTAACGCATCAGTGGCGCCGTCGCTCATAGAGACGACCTCGTCGGCTTGAATAAATTTTACGTATTGTTTTAAATTTTGCGGAACGAGGCTTTCTAAAATTTTCGTATCGCCTACCAAAACGGCTTCGAATTTTACTTCTTTTAAAGCCTCGATCACGCCGCCGATAATAGGTTGCGGACCGAAGTCGCCGCCCATTGCGTCAATGCAAATGCTCGTCATTTGTATTAATACTCTCCGGTAGTTTTATTTACGCGGTGAGGCATTTTCCATGAGCCGTCTTTATCTTTTACGGGAACGGGAAGCGTTACTTTGTAGTGCGTTCTTCTCTTTGCCGCGCGAGTATGACTTACTCTTCGTTTAGGTACTGCCATTTTATTCTCCTTTATAGATTTTTACATTTATCACAATAAAAATAATCGCTCTTAAAAGCTTCTATTTCGCTTGTTAATACTTCTTCTAAATTTACAAAACCGTCGAAAAACTCTACTACATCGTCGAGATTTTCTTCTTTACCTTTATAAATTCCGTCGCTTAATATCAAATTTACGTCTTCATCAAGCTTTAAATTTATATCTTCGCCGCATCGGTCGCAGTTGTGAGCTATCTCGCCTGCGATTTTGCCTTTACAGCTAACTAAATTTTGATTTATTCTTTTTAGATCGCCGTTAAAATTTACCCCGTCCGAGTTTAGCTCGAACGGCATTTGGTTATTTGCGATTTTGGCGAAAGATATTTTCAAAATTTAACCTAAATTTAGCAAATTTCTCTTGTTGCAAAGAAAAATGCGATCTCGTTTTTAGCGTTTTCTAGGCTGTCGCTACCGTGAACGGCATTTGCGTCGATGTTCTCTGCAAAGTCGGCTCTGATAGT encodes the following:
- a CDS encoding beta-ketoacyl-ACP synthase III, with translation MPKASLISIAAYAPPKILTNFDLEKMVETNDEWIVKRTGISQRRIAQGEDTSELGTKAAKIALERANLAAKDVDAVICATISPDHFCMPSTACKIAKNLGINTITAFDISAACTGFIYLLELAKSLIESGNKKNVLIIGAEKLSKIVDWTDRTTCILFGDGAGAAVVSANEENEIIDVHTAADGNYANLLITPGGEEKFIKMSGNEVFKIAVQTLTKDVVDILEKNQISSDKIDLFIPHQANLRIIEAVKQRLNFTNEQCVVTVGKYGNTSSASIPMAMNDAYEAGKLKKGDLLLLDAFGGGFTWGSALLKFGGETANNF
- the serC gene encoding 3-phosphoserine/phosphohydroxythreonine transaminase, whose amino-acid sequence is MNRKLNFSAGPSALPLSVLERAQNELTDYQGKGFSIMEISHRSKIFEEVHYGAMAKARELYGIGEEYDVLFLQGGAHLQFAMIPLNLAAKGVAQYADTGVWTSKAIKEAANVGIAYEVVASSKETSYDRIPEVKFSDDAAYGYVCTNNTIYGTQYRELPRSKAPLVVDASSDFFSRPVDFTDVGLLYGGAQKNAGPSGVTVVIIRKDMLERACMDRTPTMLRYDTHASAASLYNTPPTFGIYLLNLTLGWVQEQGGLAGVNRINEQKAALLYGAIDGSGGFYKGHAQKDSRSLMNVSFTIANRELEAAFISESENAGMLGLKGHRHVGGIRASIYNAVSIENVRTLAEFMKEFARKNG
- a CDS encoding YceD family protein, whose amino-acid sequence is MKISFAKIANNQMPFELNSDGVNFNGDLKRINQNLVSCKGKIAGEIAHNCDRCGEDINLKLDEDVNLILSDGIYKGKEENLDDVVEFFDGFVNLEEVLTSEIEAFKSDYFYCDKCKNL
- a CDS encoding DUF2920 family protein yields the protein MWQNGTVVKKTYKIHSCDDTELNIKRESLLEFNLCFDTKKPITSIVFIIPGYGGDADSNYREHLAQFVASEFSVAVVGVNYHCIGDRPQTGATIFFDDLDRSILKKECARCGIELLENLSVIDTQTLLDIDNLIDARKRDKTAPQDLSLKLSISLQPTKNEYQNFGIMQAQDLINALLFVKANTPFECTTDINDLPVVMIGSSHGGYLSHMAAKIAPWLIDGVIDNSSYALAHWPFIGFGKEIDYMKYYSGYTSECYHNIELYLFDKTHWTLDKASPAYFSKSRKYIREILMPQHLKVQSGYKKQIYTSYHYAYDDFYAPASEKQRLYDELKNLGYDATLNIIENGSQLDGKFIKTLTHGLDMSIKTLISKELPPMLAKITARPKQPCEDKSISYVSDDLEYKFFEANDKINLEIKEQNLPQQNHDNK
- the plsX gene encoding phosphate acyltransferase PlsX → MTSICIDAMGGDFGPQPIIGGVIEALKEVKFEAVLVGDTKILESLVPQNLKQYVKFIQADEVVSMSDGATDALKRKESSIFKAIELLKNKQTMAVVSAGHSGATMSLATLRVGRLKNVSRPAIATLMPNVTGGNTLVLDVGANVDCRPEHLFQFAIMGEAYAKEILKIKSPKLGLLSNGEESSKGNEATKEAFEMISKLDSFVGNAEGNQVFDGSVDVVICDGFVGNILLKTSEGVADAITKIIKKHVKKSPVAIAGSLLMKKVFKTLKQQVDYDEYGGAPLLGVNGCVIISHGKSTPKAIKNAIFQALKFANSDINKVIEDELSHFAK
- a CDS encoding DUF2920 family protein codes for the protein MIINKTYEIPSCDDVELGLKRDSLLEFKLCYDDEKPARALVFIVPGLGGDANENYREHLAQFVASEFEVAVASVNYHCIGSRPQTGAKYFLNDLDKIILKNKCSKIGIEIPNDISYGELSVLDAYLGNIKSSGGLPSDFKLEISVTLQPTKNEYQNFGVMQAQDVINAALFIKADPPFKSATDINELPVVLVGSSHGAYINALAAKFAPWLVDGLIDNSSYAKLNWELIGLGKEADYLKFREYSTDIYFKNIKIYVFTKTMWTLLDKSSPRYFSQAREDIRNALDAAHLKIQSEYPKPIYVGYHCAVSDHCAPPEEKVRLYEELQKLGFDATLHMIKDESELDGRFLKKLTHGLEMSIKLLIAKELPPMLEKIASREKQICKNKSIAYRSDELEYKFSEANGKINLEIKR
- the rpmF gene encoding 50S ribosomal protein L32, with product MAVPKRRVSHTRAAKRRTHYKVTLPVPVKDKDGSWKMPHRVNKTTGEY